A DNA window from Drosophila sechellia strain sech25 chromosome X, ASM438219v1, whole genome shotgun sequence contains the following coding sequences:
- the LOC6621196 gene encoding double-stranded RNA-specific editase 1 isoform X2, which produces MKRNRHPFAANNKPFVFGGIYNPNATIKPLIQMPLQAANVQEQQSPPVASYPTPATPVAVQQPSTPVPVQVPNSSVQQQNPDADAIASKLPLPVIIKEEPISVDDEPSVDIIEDNTSASGIGGKIPFKKIFQKRKKSSERTRDKKLRRNRQLRKSMLPKNALMALNEVKGVTISDFTIDINTDGGFTAVVTVNSTQYVGKGTSKMAAKNAACEKAWRDFIIAKMTPKPPRIHQVEIGAEPIDTNEDEADAPDDDLPMLNLASFAIYKLFTEWEREGYVVPEMHPSANAAQQAGGDAGTPVPAAPKEPKKPPVRTELPSGWETMHPATILCIVGQPTSLYSLSVINSPADAPGLSYSDYGSSGDNTTGMQHLGITVDNQEFHAHGRSKKIARLNVAVKVCNSLFGTNFAYGDTA; this is translated from the exons ATGAAGCGAAATCGTCATCCATTTGCTGCAAACAACAAGCCATTTGTCTTTGGAGGCATTTAC AATCCCAATGCCACCATCAAGCCTTTGATCCAAATGCCGTTGCAGGCCGCCAatgtccaggagcagcagtctcCTCCGGTGGCTTCATATCCGACACCGGCCACTCCGGTGGCTGTTCAGCAGCCATCGACTCCTGTCCCCGTTCAAGTGCCGAACTCGTCCGTCCAGCAGCAAAATCCGGATGCGGACGCCATCGCCTCGAAGCTGCCCTTGCCAGTTATCATCAAGGAGGAGCCGATCTCTGTCGACGATGAACCGTCCGTCGACATTATAGAGGACAATACCAGTGCCAGCGGCATCGGGGGCAAGatcccatttaaaaagatcttCCAAAAGCGGAAGAAGTCGTCTG AACGCACTCGGGACAAGAAGCTGCGACGGAATCGCCAGCTGCGCAAGTCCATGCTCCCCAAAAACGCTCTGATGGCCCTCAACGAGGTTAAGGGCGTGACCATCAGCGATTTCACCATCGACATCAATACCGACGGGGGATTCACGGCCGTTGTCACTGTGAACTCGACTCAGTACGTGGGCAAGGGTACCTCAAAGATGGCAGCCAAGAACGCGGCCTGCGAGAAGGCTTGGCgcgattttataattgcgaaGATGACGCCTAAGCCTCCCCGTATTCACCAGGTGGAGATAGGTGCGGAGCCAATAGACACTAACGAGGATGAGGCCGATGCACCGGATGATGATCTGCCCATGTTGAATCTGGCTTCGTTTGCCATCTACAAGCTGTTCACGGAGTGGGAGCGCGAGGGCTATGTCGTACCCGAGATGCACCCTTCGGCCAATGCTGCCCAGCAGGCCGGAGGGGATGCCGGAACTCCAGTTCCCGCCGCGCCGAAGGAACCAAAGAAGCCGCCAGTGCGTACGGAGCTACCCTCTGGCTGGGAGACCATGCACCCGGCGACCATTCTTTGCATTGTAGGCCAGCCCACCTCACTATATTCACTGTCAGTAATCAATTCCCCTGCAGATGCGCCCGGACTCAGCTACTCGGACTACGGGTCATCTGGCGACAATACCACCGGCATGCAGCATCTGGGAATCACGGTGGACAACCAGGAATTCCACGCCCACGGCAGATCCAAGAAGATCGCCCGTCTCAACGTGGCCGTGAAAGTGTGCAACTCTCTGTTCGGCACAAACTTCGCCTACGGCGACACCGCTTAA
- the LOC6621196 gene encoding double-stranded RNA-specific editase 1 isoform X3 → MKRNRHPFAANNKPFVFGGIYAANVQEQQSPPVASYPTPATPVAVQQPSTPVPVQVPNSSVQQQNPDADAIASKLPLPVIIKEEPISVDDEPSVDIIEDNTSASGIGGKIPFKKIFQKRKKSSERTRDKKLRRNRQLRKSMLPKNALMALNEVKGVTISDFTIDINTDGGFTAVVTVNSTQYVGKGTSKMAAKNAACEKAWRDFIIAKMTPKPPRIHQVEIGAEPIDTNEDEADAPDDDLPMLNLASFAIYKLFTEWEREGYVVPEMHPSANAAQQAGGDAGTPVPAAPKEPKKPPVRTELPSGWETMHPATILCIVGQPTSLYSLSVINSPADAPGLSYSDYGSSGDNTTGMQHLGITVDNQEFHAHGRSKKIARLNVAVKVCNSLFGTNFAYGDTA, encoded by the exons ATGAAGCGAAATCGTCATCCATTTGCTGCAAACAACAAGCCATTTGTCTTTGGAGGCATTTAC GCCGCCAatgtccaggagcagcagtctcCTCCGGTGGCTTCATATCCGACACCGGCCACTCCGGTGGCTGTTCAGCAGCCATCGACTCCTGTCCCCGTTCAAGTGCCGAACTCGTCCGTCCAGCAGCAAAATCCGGATGCGGACGCCATCGCCTCGAAGCTGCCCTTGCCAGTTATCATCAAGGAGGAGCCGATCTCTGTCGACGATGAACCGTCCGTCGACATTATAGAGGACAATACCAGTGCCAGCGGCATCGGGGGCAAGatcccatttaaaaagatcttCCAAAAGCGGAAGAAGTCGTCTG AACGCACTCGGGACAAGAAGCTGCGACGGAATCGCCAGCTGCGCAAGTCCATGCTCCCCAAAAACGCTCTGATGGCCCTCAACGAGGTTAAGGGCGTGACCATCAGCGATTTCACCATCGACATCAATACCGACGGGGGATTCACGGCCGTTGTCACTGTGAACTCGACTCAGTACGTGGGCAAGGGTACCTCAAAGATGGCAGCCAAGAACGCGGCCTGCGAGAAGGCTTGGCgcgattttataattgcgaaGATGACGCCTAAGCCTCCCCGTATTCACCAGGTGGAGATAGGTGCGGAGCCAATAGACACTAACGAGGATGAGGCCGATGCACCGGATGATGATCTGCCCATGTTGAATCTGGCTTCGTTTGCCATCTACAAGCTGTTCACGGAGTGGGAGCGCGAGGGCTATGTCGTACCCGAGATGCACCCTTCGGCCAATGCTGCCCAGCAGGCCGGAGGGGATGCCGGAACTCCAGTTCCCGCCGCGCCGAAGGAACCAAAGAAGCCGCCAGTGCGTACGGAGCTACCCTCTGGCTGGGAGACCATGCACCCGGCGACCATTCTTTGCATTGTAGGCCAGCCCACCTCACTATATTCACTGTCAGTAATCAATTCCCCTGCAGATGCGCCCGGACTCAGCTACTCGGACTACGGGTCATCTGGCGACAATACCACCGGCATGCAGCATCTGGGAATCACGGTGGACAACCAGGAATTCCACGCCCACGGCAGATCCAAGAAGATCGCCCGTCTCAACGTGGCCGTGAAAGTGTGCAACTCTCTGTTCGGCACAAACTTCGCCTACGGCGACACCGCTTAA
- the LOC6621196 gene encoding double-stranded RNA-specific editase 1 isoform X1: MVSVGQRVAFLSTHLTSSLQVILSRNPNATIKPLIQMPLQAANVQEQQSPPVASYPTPATPVAVQQPSTPVPVQVPNSSVQQQNPDADAIASKLPLPVIIKEEPISVDDEPSVDIIEDNTSASGIGGKIPFKKIFQKRKKSSERTRDKKLRRNRQLRKSMLPKNALMALNEVKGVTISDFTIDINTDGGFTAVVTVNSTQYVGKGTSKMAAKNAACEKAWRDFIIAKMTPKPPRIHQVEIGAEPIDTNEDEADAPDDDLPMLNLASFAIYKLFTEWEREGYVVPEMHPSANAAQQAGGDAGTPVPAAPKEPKKPPVRTELPSGWETMHPATILCIVGQPTSLYSLSVINSPADAPGLSYSDYGSSGDNTTGMQHLGITVDNQEFHAHGRSKKIARLNVAVKVCNSLFGTNFAYGDTA, encoded by the exons ATGGTTTCCGTTGGCCAGCGAGTCGCTTTTCTGTCGACCCACTTGACCAGCTCGCTGCAAGTGATTTTGTCTAGG AATCCCAATGCCACCATCAAGCCTTTGATCCAAATGCCGTTGCAGGCCGCCAatgtccaggagcagcagtctcCTCCGGTGGCTTCATATCCGACACCGGCCACTCCGGTGGCTGTTCAGCAGCCATCGACTCCTGTCCCCGTTCAAGTGCCGAACTCGTCCGTCCAGCAGCAAAATCCGGATGCGGACGCCATCGCCTCGAAGCTGCCCTTGCCAGTTATCATCAAGGAGGAGCCGATCTCTGTCGACGATGAACCGTCCGTCGACATTATAGAGGACAATACCAGTGCCAGCGGCATCGGGGGCAAGatcccatttaaaaagatcttCCAAAAGCGGAAGAAGTCGTCTG AACGCACTCGGGACAAGAAGCTGCGACGGAATCGCCAGCTGCGCAAGTCCATGCTCCCCAAAAACGCTCTGATGGCCCTCAACGAGGTTAAGGGCGTGACCATCAGCGATTTCACCATCGACATCAATACCGACGGGGGATTCACGGCCGTTGTCACTGTGAACTCGACTCAGTACGTGGGCAAGGGTACCTCAAAGATGGCAGCCAAGAACGCGGCCTGCGAGAAGGCTTGGCgcgattttataattgcgaaGATGACGCCTAAGCCTCCCCGTATTCACCAGGTGGAGATAGGTGCGGAGCCAATAGACACTAACGAGGATGAGGCCGATGCACCGGATGATGATCTGCCCATGTTGAATCTGGCTTCGTTTGCCATCTACAAGCTGTTCACGGAGTGGGAGCGCGAGGGCTATGTCGTACCCGAGATGCACCCTTCGGCCAATGCTGCCCAGCAGGCCGGAGGGGATGCCGGAACTCCAGTTCCCGCCGCGCCGAAGGAACCAAAGAAGCCGCCAGTGCGTACGGAGCTACCCTCTGGCTGGGAGACCATGCACCCGGCGACCATTCTTTGCATTGTAGGCCAGCCCACCTCACTATATTCACTGTCAGTAATCAATTCCCCTGCAGATGCGCCCGGACTCAGCTACTCGGACTACGGGTCATCTGGCGACAATACCACCGGCATGCAGCATCTGGGAATCACGGTGGACAACCAGGAATTCCACGCCCACGGCAGATCCAAGAAGATCGCCCGTCTCAACGTGGCCGTGAAAGTGTGCAACTCTCTGTTCGGCACAAACTTCGCCTACGGCGACACCGCTTAA